The DNA sequence CCGTCATTGGCGTGGAATTTCAACCGTGTCTTCTCGATGGAGCCTTCCACCAGCCGCGGGTCCTGCGGCCGTTCATGGCGGTTGATCCAGGCCGCCACGTCCCAGGCCTGCTGGTCGCTGAGGCTGCCCGGCTTGCCCAGCGGCATGTTGTACTTGATGAACGACGCCGCCGTGTTGATGCGGTGCATCCCGGCCCCCCAGTTGTACGAGTCCTTGCCCCACAGCGGCGGCATCACGTATTCGCCGGCCACCTTCTGCCCTTCGCCATTGTCGCCATGGCAGATCGCGCACTGCTCGCGGTACACCTGCTGGCCACGCGTGAAGTCGTAGCCGCCCTTGGGCTGCGCCACCTCCGGGTAACCGCGCCCGGCAATCTCCACGCCCGTTGGCGCCTTGGTCGACAACCAGTACGAATACACTGCCAACGCCGTCATCTGCGGGCTGTCGGCGGCCGGCGGCTTGCCGTTCATGCTGAACTGGAAACACCCTTGGATACGTTCGGCGTACGTGTTGACCTTGTCGTTTTTCTTGCGGTACGCGGGGTACATCGGGTACGCCCCCCACATCGGCGCGGAATGCGCCAGCCGGCCCTGGTCGAGGTGGCAATTGCTGCAGTTCATGCCGTTGCCCACGGCCTCAGGCATCAGCCGACGGGTATCGACGAACAATGCATGCCCCTCGCGCACCATCTTGCCGAAGGCATTGTCAGGCAAGTCGCTTTCGGCAGGCGGCACGAACTGCGGCGCGGCCTGCACGCCTGGCACTTTCAACTGCGACTGGTCTTCCATGGCAATCTGGGCGGCCTGGGCGCTGCCCATGGCCAGCAGCAACAAGCTTGGCAGCAGCGGTTTCATGGCGTGACCTCCTGGCTGGCGGGGCGGGCGAAGAACTCGGCAATGGCCTTGACCTCGGCATCGGTCATGGCCTTGGCCACACCGACCATCAACTGGTTGGGGTCATTGCTGCGGCTGCCATCGCGCCAGGCGTTGAGCTGCGCCATCAGGTAACTGGCGGGCTGGCCAGCCAAGGGCGGGAAGTGCTCGCCAACGCCACTGCCGCCCGGGCCGTGGCATTGCACGCAGCCGGGGATCTGCCGGCTCCAGTCGCCGTACAGGGCCATGCGGGTGGTGGGGTCATTGGCGATCTGCTGACGGCGCAGTTCGCCGGCAGGGCTGGCCGGCAGGCTGGCCAGGTAGCTGCTGACCGCGTCGATCTCGTCATCGCTCAACGCCTTGGCCAACGGCTCCATCACCGGCTGCTTGCGGCTGCCGCTGCGCCAGTCATGCAACTGCTTGCGCAGGTAGCCGGCCGGCAGCCCGGCCAGGCGCGGAAAGCCGGCAGCGGCAATGCCCCTGCCGTCCGGGCCATGGCAACCCAGGCAAGCCATGGCGGCGGGGTTGGCCCCGCCCTGGGTGAACACCTTCTGGCCATCGGCGGCATGCGCCGCAGGCCAGGCCAGGATCAGCAAGCTGCCGACCACGACACGTCTCAAGGGTGTCA is a window from the Pseudomonas anuradhapurensis genome containing:
- a CDS encoding c-type cytochrome — encoded protein: MTPLRRVVVGSLLILAWPAAHAADGQKVFTQGGANPAAMACLGCHGPDGRGIAAAGFPRLAGLPAGYLRKQLHDWRSGSRKQPVMEPLAKALSDDEIDAVSSYLASLPASPAGELRRQQIANDPTTRMALYGDWSRQIPGCVQCHGPGGSGVGEHFPPLAGQPASYLMAQLNAWRDGSRSNDPNQLMVGVAKAMTDAEVKAIAEFFARPASQEVTP
- a CDS encoding c-type cytochrome, which produces MKPLLPSLLLLAMGSAQAAQIAMEDQSQLKVPGVQAAPQFVPPAESDLPDNAFGKMVREGHALFVDTRRLMPEAVGNGMNCSNCHLDQGRLAHSAPMWGAYPMYPAYRKKNDKVNTYAERIQGCFQFSMNGKPPAADSPQMTALAVYSYWLSTKAPTGVEIAGRGYPEVAQPKGGYDFTRGQQVYREQCAICHGDNGEGQKVAGEYVMPPLWGKDSYNWGAGMHRINTAASFIKYNMPLGKPGSLSDQQAWDVAAWINRHERPQDPRLVEGSIEKTRLKFHANDGVNLYGQKVDGVLIGQGTGS